A part of Drosophila ananassae strain 14024-0371.13 chromosome 2R, ASM1763931v2, whole genome shotgun sequence genomic DNA contains:
- the LOC6507295 gene encoding polycomb protein PHO isoform X2, translating to MTSHHHSGVGVGGNFQPQLQQLRAPIVKNLSLAAAAVPLPLNSSSSSTYFTHVPAGTIVEQDPYTSVLEASDHIGVVDTGEFFISGDVYEFYPVDRLDRLTADALPPPIIMQQASDEDEYIEEDGLQMSSSCDGDGDGEEDGEQVEEEADAAPTMTNAFEIASEMLTTIEATNIKEEQLESDFYMKSAADDSNSSNVPLQDFKLFGSSRVEPRPVGNSANKRWKQTKVPIRITQDEFNVTLWSSLNSEDEDEEEELEDSPRSVVPTSVASAAATAARNEGAHNGMLKMMDDHIITHDVLSDGIGNEYVILPDPFSAAAVTDVEEVVSAFMGDVKGEEDSQPLSEQFIYADNQLEEAYGSIELIENMPNNVELIPSVAAVSTPLAVAQTTLPKLVLQNSSTNVRLKNAQPKVAKRNAAVVPSAVAPPPLAAASNFPQRRPTTVTKATTIGTNSSISNPAGGPAAAAAAGEEDEEPKFRCTHRGCNKEFRNHSAMRKHMHTHGPRGHVCNQCGKSFVESSKLKRHQLVHTGEKPFECTFEGCGKRFSLDFNLRTHVRIHTGDRPYHCPIDGCSKCFAQSTNLKSHMLTHTKPKRKWPRAPPQNNNNSNKTPLVARYGRLEFGEDPRLVYVDPVDEMTSSPVLLDGAVGSPTS from the exons ATGACAAGTCATCATCACAGCGGCGTCGGCGTCGGAGGAAACTTCCAGCCACAGCTCCAACAGCTCCGGGCGCCAATCGTCAAAAATCTATCTCTGGCAGCAGCCGCCGTTCCTCTACCCTTaaactcctcctcctcctcgacaTACTTCACGCATGTACCAGCGGGGACTATCGTGGAACAAGATCCGTATACCAGCGTTTTGGAAGCCAGCGATCACATTGGAG TTGTGGACACTGGTGAATTTTTTATCTCAGGCGACGTCTACGAGTTCTACCCGGTGGATAGGTTAGACAGGCTCACAGCTGACGCTTTGCCACCTCCGATCATCATGCAGCAGGCCAGCGACGAGGATGAGTACATTGAGGAAGACGGTCTACAGATGTCCTCCTCCTGCGACGGCGACGGTGACGGCGAGGAGGATGGGGAGCAAGTGGAGGAGGAAGCGGACGCTGCGCCGACCATGACAAATGCGTTTGAAATCGCCTCAGAGATGCTGACAACCATTGAGGCCACCAATATCAAGGAGGAGCAGCTGGAAAGCGATTTCTACATGAAGTCGGCAGCTGATGACTCCAATAGCTCCAATGTTCCGTTGCAGGACTTTAAGCTCTTCGGAAGTAGTCGGGTAGAGCCACGTCCGGTTGGGAACTCGGCCAATAAGCGCTGGAAGCAGACCAAGGTGCCCATCCGCATCACCCAGGACGAGTTCAATGTCACGCTCTGGTCCTCACTCAACtccgaggacgaggacgaggaggaagAGCTGGAGGACTCGCCCAGATCTGTTGTACCAACCTCCGTAgcttccgcagctgcaaccGCGGCCCGGAACGAGGGAGCCCACAACGGCATGCTGAAGATGATGGATGACCACATAATTACCCACGACGTGTTAAGCGATGGCATCGGCAACGAGTATGTGATTCTACCGGATCCCTTCAGTGCAGCCGCCGTGACAGATGTGGAGGAAGTTGTGAGTGCATTTATGGGCGATGTGAAGGGCGAGGAGGACAGTCAGCCTTTAAGCGAACAGTTCATCTACGCCGATAACCAGTTGGAGGAGGCCTACGGGAGCATCGAGCTAATCGAGAATATGCCCAATAATGTGGAATTGATTCCATCTGTGGCTGCAGTTTCCACTCCCCTTGCGGTCGCTCAGACAACGCTTCCGAAACTGGTGCTTCAAAACAGCAGCACCAATGTTCGCCTGAAAAATGCCCAGCCCAAGGTGGCAAAAAGGAATGCTGCAGTTGTTCCGTCAGCTGTTGCTCCTCCACCATTGGCCGCAGCTAGCAATTTCCCCCAAAGGAGACCCACCACCGTTACCAAAGCGACTACAATAGGAACTAATTCGTCGATAAGTAATCCAGCGGGAGgaccagcggcagcagcagcagctggtgAGGAAGACGAGGAGCCGAAGTTCCGGTGCACGCATCGGGGCTGCAATAAGGAGTTTCGGAACCACTCTGCAATGAGGAAGCACATGCACACGCACGGACCGCGTGGTCATGTGTGTAACCAGTGCGGAAAAAGTTTTGTGGAGAGCTCGAAGCTGAAGCGACATCAGCTGGTACACACTGGCGAGAAGCCTTTCGAATGTACCTTTGAGGGCTGTGGAAAAAGATTCTCCTTGGACTTTAACCTTCGAACGCATGTAAGGATCCACACGGGAGATCGCCCATATCACTGTCCCATCGACGGCTGCTCCAAGTGTTTCGCTCAATCGACGAACCTTAAATCCCACATGCTGACGCACACTAAACCGAAACGGAAATGGCCCAGAGCTCCGCCCCAGaataataacaacagcaacaagacGCCGTTAGTGGCTAGGTATGGCCGTTTAGAATTCGGCGAGGATCCGCGGCTGGTATACGTGGATCCGGTCGATGAGATGACATCGTCGCCAGTACTGCTGGATGGTGCAGTGGGATCGCCCACATCCTAA
- the LOC6507294 gene encoding SAC3 domain-containing protein 1 — protein sequence MAQIRGSCETLCPDTESKMRIRENLLHFYELKNGQKKTPGILVKEFTRSAADVKMPKAKDMRTETSLTKTVEYLLKDIILDTRKPYHVAYDFIFDRLRAVRREIVIQVYDARQTIPLLEPIVIFLAYSRYRLCEESIEKFDPKICNQHLQECLTGVLRCYDELEEQVAPTDLTIRQLERRCLIESLYQIFNLGSPESFVRALSLPDYVKKDPIFNLSFGICLAYHQGNLYRVLMGLPRLPHILCAVASTKLQAIRRSLLQIFTHAYNNKQLTVPVPYLLRLLLIDRPDSLQEQCRHYNLSLAVDRKAVHFNKTDFNNAVDPIRPRHETFVESKLAKVYLPELLLLKKF from the exons atggCTCAAATTCGAGGATCCTGCGAAACACTCTGTCCCGATACAGAGTCAAAAAT GCGTATTCGAGAGAATCTCCTGCACTTTTACGAACTGAAAAATGGCCAGAAAAAGACACCGGGTATCCTGGTAAAGGAGTTTACGAGATCCGCCGCTGATGTGAAGATGCCCAAGGCCAAGGACATGCGCACCGAAACGTCGCTGACGAAAACCGTGGAATATCTCTTAAAGGA TATTATCCTGGACACCCGGAAGCCATACCACGTAGCCTACGACTTCATCTTTGATCGATTGCGCGCCGTACGTCGGGAGATCGTGATCCAGGTTTACGACGCTCGACAAACCATTCCGCTTTTGGAGCCCATTGTGATTTTCCTGGCCTACAGTCGCTATCGATTGTGCGAGGAATCTATCGAAAAGTTCGATCCAAAGATCTGCAACCAGCATCTGCAAGAGTGCTTGACCGGTGTGCTGCGGTGTTACGATGAACTGGAGGAACAGGTGGCTCCCACTGACCTGACCATTCGTCAGCTGGAGCGACGCTGTCTTATTGAATCTCTGTATCAGATATTTAATTTGGGGTCCCCCGAGTCCTTTGTGCGTGCTCTCTCCTTGCCCGATTACGTAAAGAAGGACCCCATTTTTAATCTGTCCTTTGGGATCTGCTTGGCCTATCATCAGGGGAATCTTTATAGAGTCCTAATGGGTTTGCCACGGCTGCCGCACATCCTTTGCGCCGTGGCCAGCACTAAATTGCAGGCAATAAGAAG GAGTTTGTTGCAGATTTTCACGCATGCCTACAACAACAAGCAACTTACGGTGCCGGTTCCGTACTTGTTGCGTTTGCTTTTAATCGACAGGCCGGATTCTCTGCAAGAACAATGCCGGCATTATAACCTGTCGTTGGCAGTCGATCGGAAGGCCGTTCATTTCAATAAGACTGATTTTAATAATGCTGTTGACCCCATACGGCCCCGGCATGAAACCTTCGTTGAATCCAAATTGGCAAAGGTTTATTTGCCCGAATTGTTGCTCCTGAAGAAGTTTTAG
- the LOC6507297 gene encoding uncharacterized protein LOC6507297, producing METFVVKLIHRTQLSHSQRDIKPFIYARSCWLDDEAEFDFLSTSNSQNYRGVLKYEEIKNAASDLEQPYKDFFDECKKALTTHMGLQGFDYEIDDESNNQQVFKMFKCEGYETLYLEINLRKVSNCFQLLDSAIEISQQKVPEAPASQTSGSQSKAPSYSEYEQYVKDSKAKEAEMLQKFLVLLNSKKAYIRDLESQLEKATKHNQKSSDDEEEEVYGAATQAMELDTIAK from the coding sequence ATGGAAACTTTTGTCGTTAAGTTAATTCATCGGACTCAACTGTCACACAGTCAGAGGGACATAAAACCCTTTATTTATGCGCGGAGTTGTTGGCTGGATGACGAGGCCGAGTTTGATTTTCTTTCCACGAGCAACAGTCAAAACTATCGAGGCGTTCTCAAATACGAGGAGATTAAAAATGCAGCCAGTGATTTGGAGCAACCATACAAAGATTTCTTTGATGAGTGCAAGAAGGCCTTGACCACCCACATGGGGCTGCAGGGATTCGACTACGAGATTGACGATGAAAGCAACAATCAACAGGTTTTCAAGATGTTCAAGTGCGAAGGATACGAGACGCTGTATCTAGAGATTAACCTTCGAAAGGTCTCCAACTGCTTTCAACTACTCGATTCAGCAATAGAAATCAGCCAGCAGAAAGTTCCTGAAGCACCAGCATCACAAACCAGCGGCAGTCAAAGTAAAGCCCCAAGTTATTCAGAGTACGAACAGTATGTAAAGGATTCCAAGGCCAAGGAAGCTGAGATGCTTCAAAAGTTTCTGGTGCTCTTAAACAGCAAAAAGGCATACATCAGGGATCTAGAGAGTCAGCTGGAGAAGGCAACCAAGCACAATCAAAAAAGTTCAGATGATGAGGAGGAAGAAGTCTATGGAGCTGCCACGCAAGCCATGGAACTAGACACCATcgcaaaataa
- the LOC6507762 gene encoding GDP-D-glucose phosphorylase 1 isoform X2 yields MFNFNKVDPMEVMLRIDDAEGSPEVQMIINKSPITKYHTLICPEVEKNHVQRLNRDVLQFCVTFMRNIDDKYMRMGYNSPGALASVNHLHFHLLQMPHSLYVDRVRLEKLAGNYIYRFSRRAPTEGLCFVFGNNDSDELVDEKVGKIYELAMWMCRSNMPHNLFITQDLRPGKKGDVLVFVFPRSEYCVNKDLADFNVGFCELAGYIPLPDPDRMNNITEQEVLFRIRTVTGDAPKDAYQEMIKIIEGPKEGLWDIPFTM; encoded by the exons atgtttaatttcaataaagtgGACCCTATGGAAGTGATGCTAAGGATCGACGATGCCGAGGGAAGTCCCGAGGTGCAAATGATCATCAATAAGAGTCCCATCACCAAGTACCATACCTTAATCTGCCCAGAAGTGGAGAAGAACCATGTGCAGCGGCTCAATCGCGATGTACTTCAATTTTGTGTCACGTTCATGCGCAACATCGATGACAAATATATGCGTATGGGCTACAACAGTCCTGGTGCCCTAGCCTCGGTGAATCACCTCCACTTCCACCTGCTGCAAATGCCCCACAGCCTATATGTGGATCGTGTTCGATTGGAAAAACTAGCGGGGAACTATATTTATCGGTTTAGTCGGCGGGCGCCCACCGAGGGCCTTTGTTTTGTCTTCGGGAATAATGATAGCGATGAATTGGTGGACGAAAAAGTAGGAAAAATTTACGAACTTGCCATGTGGATGTGCCGATCCAACATGCCCCATAATCTATTCATCACCCAGGACCTGCGACCGGGGAAAAAAGGTGACGTTCTAGTCTTTGTATTTCCTCGATCCGAATACTGCGTTAACAAAGATTTGGCCGACTTCAATGTGGGATTCTGTGAGTTAGCCGGATACATTCCACTACCAG accCAGATAGAATGAACAATATTACGGAACAGGAAGTACTCTTCAGAATCCGCACTGTAACTGGCGATGCCCCCAAAGATGCATACCAAGAAATGATTAAAATTATTGAAGGACCGAAGGAAGGACTGTGGGACATTCCTTTTACCATGTAA
- the LOC6507761 gene encoding uncharacterized protein LOC6507761, which translates to MLDNLVEFASYWWFRYLMVTELYMCEKWERVTIHVIFMVLFCVFWYFNYSVLLSLTGLITPSASIADIMPNVQGQTLKVT; encoded by the exons ATGCTGGATAACCTTGTGGAATTTGCCAGTTACTGGTGGTTTCGCTACCTCATG GTCACTGAGCTGTACATGTGTGAAAAGTGGGAGCGCGTAACGATAC ACGTCATCTTCATGGTGCTATTTTGCGTGTTCTGGTACTTTAACTACTCCGTCCTGCTTTCCCTGACCGGACTGATTACTCCCAGTGCCTCCATCGCGGATATAATGCCCAATGTACAAGGCCAGACTCTCAAGGTCACCTAA
- the LOC6507293 gene encoding queuine tRNA-ribosyltransferase accessory subunit 2, producing the protein MKFVIESISKNSGRLGHLRIREGGPDLKTPLLLQTTKGGSIPWLAGDVFEHQVSQEPQVLELTLSNMGHMADALQQWNNQGRGVSDYVGFPGNPNLLLLRDPCETTPSGSNDRDIQPLFTRRGRESLTAETYIEMVAKIQPDIFQGLSDADTNAESSKKRAQKSVDRTEKFMQYIYEQSGKVRGTLLAPIVGGYNTFARTQSIKHAREQPAESYGGYVLEGFHNNGLSATSLDTSKLLPIVEHCVKQLEEDKPRIIPGAYTPLTVLELIRLGIDVFDTSYAYCATHNFKALTFTFVKNEKEDKPFLDITDDTIKEEFTPLLRDCSCLTCQKHTRAYLHHLYKTNELLGPILLMIHNLHHYMAFFERIREAVANDTLPALTELVKTQNGKSSSDFSIVQNTKVISKATMSKGFVAAAV; encoded by the exons ATGAAATTCGTAATTGAGAGCATCAGCAAGAATTCCGGCCGGTTAGGTCATCTACGGATTAGGGAAGGAGGTCCTGACCTAAAGACACCACTCTTATTGCAAACTACAAAGGGTGGCAGCATTCCGTGGTTGGCCGGAGATGTTTTCGAGCATCAGGTTAGTCAGGAACCACAGGTGCTTGAGCTCACCTTGTCCAACATGGGACATATGGCCGACGCCCTGCAACAATGGAATAACCAGGGCAGAGGAGTGAGCGACTACGTTGGATTTCCCGGTAACCCGAACTTGCTACTTTTGCGAGATCCCTGCGAAACAACACCGTCGGGTAGCAACGATCGTGACATCCAGCCTTTGTTTACGAGAAGGGGAAGGGAGTCCCTCACTGCTGAAACCTACATAGAAATGGTGGCCAAAATTCAGCCTGATATCTTTCAAGGACTTTCGGATGCTGATACCAATGCAGAAAGCTCCAAAAAGAGGGCCCAAAAATCGGTGGACAGAACAGAAAAGTTCATGCAGTACATCTATGAGCAAAGTGGAAAGGTGAGGGGCACCCTCTTGGCTCCTATTGTAGGTGGATACAATACATTTGCCCGGACGCAGTCTATAAAGCACGCAAGAGAACAACCGGCTGAGAGCTATGGCGGCTACGTCCTAGAAGGATTCCACAACAATGGTTTGTCGGCCACTTCTCTAGATACTTCGAAGCTTCTGCCCATTGTGGAGCACTGTGTTAAGCAGTTGGAGGAAGATAAACCAAGAATTATTCCTGGTGCCTACACACCATTAACCGTGCTGGAACTTATCCGCTTGGGCATTGATGTTTTTGACACGTCCTACGCTTACTGTGCGACACACAACTTTAAAGCCTTAACATTTACCTTTGTGAAGAATGAAAAGGAGGACAAGCCCTTCCTAGACATCACGGATGATACTATTAAGGAGGAGTTTACGCCTCTGCTCAGGGACTGTAGCTGCTTAACCTGCCAGAAACATACGCGTGCGTACCTGCATCATCTCTACAAAACCAACGAGCTTCTAGGACCAATATTGTTAATGAT TCACAACCTCCACCACTACATGGCTTTCTTCGAGAGGATACGGGAGGCAGTAGCCAACGACACGTTGCCAGCTCTAACAGAGCTTGTGAAAACCCAGAATGGCAAATCCTCTTCGGACTTCTCTATTGTTCAAAATACCAAAGTTATTAGCAAAGCCACAATGTCCAAGGGATTCGTAGCGGCAGCCGTCTAA
- the LOC6507762 gene encoding GDP-D-glucose phosphorylase 1 isoform X1 produces MFARFFRPILQSHRHIWLAFNAHLRRFISDGFSNRYCLGKVATLMPVVIIRTANCKPSDLNGGEPKRRTRKRSMTKVRYEMRLEGKAQHYLDELKERWMVLHKIPGLFSYQLQKAPRVRQIPGSSGFFTELNTDRSTKRRHPQTIENLNPTFKPKMFNFNKVDPMEVMLRIDDAEGSPEVQMIINKSPITKYHTLICPEVEKNHVQRLNRDVLQFCVTFMRNIDDKYMRMGYNSPGALASVNHLHFHLLQMPHSLYVDRVRLEKLAGNYIYRFSRRAPTEGLCFVFGNNDSDELVDEKVGKIYELAMWMCRSNMPHNLFITQDLRPGKKGDVLVFVFPRSEYCVNKDLADFNVGFCELAGYIPLPDPDRMNNITEQEVLFRIRTVTGDAPKDAYQEMIKIIEGPKEGLWDIPFTM; encoded by the exons ATGTTTGCACGCTTCTTTCGACCGATCCTTCAATCTCACCGCCATATTTGGCTCGCTTTTAATGCTCATTTGCGAAGATTCATATCCGACGGCTTTAGCAACAGATATTGTCTGGGAAAGGTGGCAACTCTGATGCCAGTAGTAATCATCCGCACGGCAAACTGCAAGCCAAGTGACTTAAATGGTGGGGAACCGAAGCGTAGGACACGAAAGCGCTCCATGACCAAGGTCAGATACGAGATGAGGTTGGAGGGTAAAGCCCAGCATTATCTTGACGAGCTGAAGGAGCGATGGATGGTGCTCCATAAGATTCCCGGCCTGTTTTCCTATCAGTTGCAAAAGGCTCCTCGAGTGCGACAGATTCCAGGATCCAGTGGATTTTTTACGGAA CTGAATACAGACCGGTCGACAAAACGACGCCATCCTCAGACCATCGAGAACCTGAATCCAACTTTTAAgccaaaaatgtttaatttcaataaagtgGACCCTATGGAAGTGATGCTAAGGATCGACGATGCCGAGGGAAGTCCCGAGGTGCAAATGATCATCAATAAGAGTCCCATCACCAAGTACCATACCTTAATCTGCCCAGAAGTGGAGAAGAACCATGTGCAGCGGCTCAATCGCGATGTACTTCAATTTTGTGTCACGTTCATGCGCAACATCGATGACAAATATATGCGTATGGGCTACAACAGTCCTGGTGCCCTAGCCTCGGTGAATCACCTCCACTTCCACCTGCTGCAAATGCCCCACAGCCTATATGTGGATCGTGTTCGATTGGAAAAACTAGCGGGGAACTATATTTATCGGTTTAGTCGGCGGGCGCCCACCGAGGGCCTTTGTTTTGTCTTCGGGAATAATGATAGCGATGAATTGGTGGACGAAAAAGTAGGAAAAATTTACGAACTTGCCATGTGGATGTGCCGATCCAACATGCCCCATAATCTATTCATCACCCAGGACCTGCGACCGGGGAAAAAAGGTGACGTTCTAGTCTTTGTATTTCCTCGATCCGAATACTGCGTTAACAAAGATTTGGCCGACTTCAATGTGGGATTCTGTGAGTTAGCCGGATACATTCCACTACCAG accCAGATAGAATGAACAATATTACGGAACAGGAAGTACTCTTCAGAATCCGCACTGTAACTGGCGATGCCCCCAAAGATGCATACCAAGAAATGATTAAAATTATTGAAGGACCGAAGGAAGGACTGTGGGACATTCCTTTTACCATGTAA
- the LOC6507295 gene encoding polycomb protein PHO isoform X1: MTSHHHSGVGVGGNFQPQLQQLRAPIVKNLSLAAAAVPLPLNSSSSSTYFTHVPAGTIVEQDPYTSVLEASDHIGGENESFLIEEIIDDYDDENNIVVDTGEFFISGDVYEFYPVDRLDRLTADALPPPIIMQQASDEDEYIEEDGLQMSSSCDGDGDGEEDGEQVEEEADAAPTMTNAFEIASEMLTTIEATNIKEEQLESDFYMKSAADDSNSSNVPLQDFKLFGSSRVEPRPVGNSANKRWKQTKVPIRITQDEFNVTLWSSLNSEDEDEEEELEDSPRSVVPTSVASAAATAARNEGAHNGMLKMMDDHIITHDVLSDGIGNEYVILPDPFSAAAVTDVEEVVSAFMGDVKGEEDSQPLSEQFIYADNQLEEAYGSIELIENMPNNVELIPSVAAVSTPLAVAQTTLPKLVLQNSSTNVRLKNAQPKVAKRNAAVVPSAVAPPPLAAASNFPQRRPTTVTKATTIGTNSSISNPAGGPAAAAAAGEEDEEPKFRCTHRGCNKEFRNHSAMRKHMHTHGPRGHVCNQCGKSFVESSKLKRHQLVHTGEKPFECTFEGCGKRFSLDFNLRTHVRIHTGDRPYHCPIDGCSKCFAQSTNLKSHMLTHTKPKRKWPRAPPQNNNNSNKTPLVARYGRLEFGEDPRLVYVDPVDEMTSSPVLLDGAVGSPTS; this comes from the coding sequence ATGACAAGTCATCATCACAGCGGCGTCGGCGTCGGAGGAAACTTCCAGCCACAGCTCCAACAGCTCCGGGCGCCAATCGTCAAAAATCTATCTCTGGCAGCAGCCGCCGTTCCTCTACCCTTaaactcctcctcctcctcgacaTACTTCACGCATGTACCAGCGGGGACTATCGTGGAACAAGATCCGTATACCAGCGTTTTGGAAGCCAGCGATCACATTGGAGGTGAGAACGAGAGCTTCTTGATTGAGGAGATTATTGATGACTACGACGATGAAAACAACATAGTTGTGGACACTGGTGAATTTTTTATCTCAGGCGACGTCTACGAGTTCTACCCGGTGGATAGGTTAGACAGGCTCACAGCTGACGCTTTGCCACCTCCGATCATCATGCAGCAGGCCAGCGACGAGGATGAGTACATTGAGGAAGACGGTCTACAGATGTCCTCCTCCTGCGACGGCGACGGTGACGGCGAGGAGGATGGGGAGCAAGTGGAGGAGGAAGCGGACGCTGCGCCGACCATGACAAATGCGTTTGAAATCGCCTCAGAGATGCTGACAACCATTGAGGCCACCAATATCAAGGAGGAGCAGCTGGAAAGCGATTTCTACATGAAGTCGGCAGCTGATGACTCCAATAGCTCCAATGTTCCGTTGCAGGACTTTAAGCTCTTCGGAAGTAGTCGGGTAGAGCCACGTCCGGTTGGGAACTCGGCCAATAAGCGCTGGAAGCAGACCAAGGTGCCCATCCGCATCACCCAGGACGAGTTCAATGTCACGCTCTGGTCCTCACTCAACtccgaggacgaggacgaggaggaagAGCTGGAGGACTCGCCCAGATCTGTTGTACCAACCTCCGTAgcttccgcagctgcaaccGCGGCCCGGAACGAGGGAGCCCACAACGGCATGCTGAAGATGATGGATGACCACATAATTACCCACGACGTGTTAAGCGATGGCATCGGCAACGAGTATGTGATTCTACCGGATCCCTTCAGTGCAGCCGCCGTGACAGATGTGGAGGAAGTTGTGAGTGCATTTATGGGCGATGTGAAGGGCGAGGAGGACAGTCAGCCTTTAAGCGAACAGTTCATCTACGCCGATAACCAGTTGGAGGAGGCCTACGGGAGCATCGAGCTAATCGAGAATATGCCCAATAATGTGGAATTGATTCCATCTGTGGCTGCAGTTTCCACTCCCCTTGCGGTCGCTCAGACAACGCTTCCGAAACTGGTGCTTCAAAACAGCAGCACCAATGTTCGCCTGAAAAATGCCCAGCCCAAGGTGGCAAAAAGGAATGCTGCAGTTGTTCCGTCAGCTGTTGCTCCTCCACCATTGGCCGCAGCTAGCAATTTCCCCCAAAGGAGACCCACCACCGTTACCAAAGCGACTACAATAGGAACTAATTCGTCGATAAGTAATCCAGCGGGAGgaccagcggcagcagcagcagctggtgAGGAAGACGAGGAGCCGAAGTTCCGGTGCACGCATCGGGGCTGCAATAAGGAGTTTCGGAACCACTCTGCAATGAGGAAGCACATGCACACGCACGGACCGCGTGGTCATGTGTGTAACCAGTGCGGAAAAAGTTTTGTGGAGAGCTCGAAGCTGAAGCGACATCAGCTGGTACACACTGGCGAGAAGCCTTTCGAATGTACCTTTGAGGGCTGTGGAAAAAGATTCTCCTTGGACTTTAACCTTCGAACGCATGTAAGGATCCACACGGGAGATCGCCCATATCACTGTCCCATCGACGGCTGCTCCAAGTGTTTCGCTCAATCGACGAACCTTAAATCCCACATGCTGACGCACACTAAACCGAAACGGAAATGGCCCAGAGCTCCGCCCCAGaataataacaacagcaacaagacGCCGTTAGTGGCTAGGTATGGCCGTTTAGAATTCGGCGAGGATCCGCGGCTGGTATACGTGGATCCGGTCGATGAGATGACATCGTCGCCAGTACTGCTGGATGGTGCAGTGGGATCGCCCACATCCTAA